In Zobellia roscoffensis, the following are encoded in one genomic region:
- a CDS encoding GntR family transcriptional regulator, which yields MVKLSIEKNSKKPKYLLLADSITSQIEQKQLVLDERLPSVNKLSAHFNFSRETVFKALNYLSEKGIVRAVDKIGYFVNDLSVETEFKVFFLLDKFTPFKEDLYNSLISSLGENVKVRLYFHHQNIELFASLILDNLKNYTHFVVTTYIEDSKSVQKVLNKIPPEKLIILDKYEPNVNDGCGMVFQDFENDILNLLKENIDLVNKYDRLVLFNRKNAPHGDFVQKGFERFSAQYNFKSEVYYNFSPDYFEKGTLYITIDAYDRDMVEIIKLARKSEWELGIEIGLISYNDTSTKEILAGGISVISTDFKKMGEEAAKMILEGRREHKSNETKLILRNSL from the coding sequence ATGGTAAAACTTAGTATTGAAAAGAACTCAAAGAAGCCTAAATATCTTCTGCTTGCAGATAGTATTACTTCGCAAATTGAACAAAAGCAATTAGTTCTTGATGAAAGGTTACCATCAGTAAACAAGCTCTCCGCTCATTTTAACTTTAGTCGTGAAACAGTTTTTAAAGCATTAAACTACCTAAGCGAAAAGGGAATTGTTAGGGCAGTGGACAAGATTGGTTATTTTGTGAACGACCTTTCTGTAGAAACGGAGTTTAAGGTGTTTTTCTTGTTGGATAAGTTTACACCCTTTAAGGAAGATTTATATAATTCACTTATTTCAAGCTTAGGTGAAAATGTAAAGGTCCGCTTATATTTTCATCACCAAAACATTGAACTTTTTGCGTCTCTGATTTTAGATAATCTCAAAAATTACACACATTTTGTAGTTACAACATACATAGAGGATTCAAAATCGGTACAGAAAGTGCTCAATAAAATACCACCTGAAAAATTGATTATTCTGGATAAATATGAGCCTAATGTCAATGATGGTTGTGGTATGGTTTTTCAAGATTTTGAGAATGACATTCTTAATCTACTAAAGGAAAATATTGATTTAGTCAATAAATACGATAGGTTGGTACTTTTCAATCGTAAAAATGCGCCACACGGCGATTTTGTTCAAAAAGGTTTTGAACGATTTAGTGCGCAATACAATTTTAAGAGCGAGGTGTATTATAACTTTTCTCCGGACTACTTTGAAAAAGGAACGCTTTACATCACTATTGATGCTTATGATAGAGATATGGTGGAGATTATAAAATTGGCTCGTAAATCTGAATGGGAACTGGGTATAGAGATTGGGCTAATTAGTTACAATGATACCAGTACTAAAGAGATTTTAGCCGGAGGTATATCAGTAATCAGTACCGATTTTAAGAAAATGGGAGAGGAGGCTGCCAAAATGATTTTGGAAGGCAGACGAGAACATAAAAGCAATGAAACCAAATTGATTCTAAGAAATTCGCTCTAA
- a CDS encoding glycoside hydrolase family 2 protein, producing MRTLQVVKTMLFILLFHLAAHAQQKTLPEGFEKTDRSKLNINQGWKFHLGDPDADFFKLDTDDSKWETVNVPHGLELTTMDLNGVQDDKYQDTFMRKVGWYRKQIEVSDNSQSKVFLEFEGVHQVTDVWVNGKHIGQHAVGGYTPFHFDITDFVNRGAKNLVTVLADNRKREDVPPDPGPMDYIKFAGLYRDVYLVETNPLHITFNWEAENAGQYITTPTVDPVNMNATINIKTTVRNENNQPKITTVINRVVDDKGLVVLKLEQTKTIASGADVQFNVIGSIEDNLKLWSIDEPNQYRVNTLVLEADKVVDQIEVKTGFRKIEMNNHDGIVLNGKPLKLIGTNLHQHYGFIGDAMPNSLHYKDILQLKKLGMNVIRTAHYPHDNSLLEACDELGMLVYEEAPTWMSIGNEAWFDNFEKSARAMVRNHRNHTSIFIWGAGINHRGYVPRAHNVIKQEDPVRYTASQSSRWTGWQTSGLTDIYGQMVYGPYYWSGDEPMVAMEGRRGPEAVNEYMNDPMKLGLISWTAHAYYTFHPTKTPKNRSRGGFMTAFRYPRPEENLAWYPAELTDYPYLHIASDWNEDTKEVVIFSNSEKVQLKVNGKTIAEEHPSRADKYKYLKHAPFVFSISKYEKGTLTANGLLDGKIVVSKTTKTPEEAYRIILEPDMEGRKFVADGSDILVAYAKIVDKNGILLGDADVAVEFSVKGDAEIIGDKEGIGSNPMQTEYGVAPVLIRAGNSPGQITITAKAKGLKSVTETVTTEKANFDMIASTAEPIHDFESIRVDLGGEEQLVQFDWIPWNGKDNAASTKQFEELGGFSATVQSNGDASSTRWLGEINVIGKYGFAHGEGVLGVSKEGLTLRFSGLKKGKYKLNTVHHAPRTNTDSMDPNQEKMATYRIYKIPYTKELDVTISDANGTSTLSNVTVTEGETMQTSPFQPTEIYFESDGKNNIQFIFKGTDQKAVWLNSFVLSEWH from the coding sequence ATGCGTACTTTACAAGTAGTAAAAACAATGCTTTTTATACTGCTATTTCATCTAGCAGCTCATGCACAACAAAAAACTTTACCAGAAGGCTTTGAAAAAACAGATCGTTCCAAACTAAATATCAACCAAGGATGGAAATTCCATTTGGGTGATCCAGATGCTGATTTTTTTAAATTGGATACGGATGATTCCAAGTGGGAAACAGTTAACGTGCCTCACGGATTGGAACTTACTACTATGGACCTCAACGGGGTTCAAGATGATAAATACCAAGATACTTTTATGCGAAAAGTAGGGTGGTACCGAAAACAAATTGAGGTTTCGGACAACTCCCAAAGCAAAGTGTTTCTTGAATTTGAAGGCGTTCACCAAGTAACGGATGTATGGGTAAATGGCAAACACATAGGTCAGCATGCCGTTGGTGGGTACACCCCTTTCCATTTTGATATTACCGATTTTGTAAATCGAGGTGCAAAAAATTTAGTTACCGTTTTAGCCGATAACCGCAAGCGCGAAGACGTGCCACCGGACCCAGGCCCTATGGACTATATTAAGTTCGCCGGTCTGTATCGTGATGTGTATTTGGTTGAAACCAATCCGTTACATATCACCTTTAATTGGGAAGCTGAAAACGCAGGCCAATACATTACCACCCCCACCGTAGATCCGGTGAATATGAATGCAACGATTAATATTAAAACTACGGTTCGGAACGAAAATAATCAACCTAAAATAACTACGGTTATAAATAGGGTTGTTGATGATAAAGGTTTGGTCGTTTTAAAATTGGAGCAGACAAAAACCATTGCTTCCGGTGCAGATGTTCAATTTAATGTAATAGGAAGTATTGAAGACAACTTGAAGCTTTGGTCTATAGATGAACCTAACCAATACCGTGTAAATACTTTGGTTTTAGAAGCCGATAAAGTAGTAGATCAGATAGAGGTAAAAACCGGATTCCGTAAGATTGAAATGAACAATCATGACGGTATTGTTCTCAACGGAAAACCTCTAAAACTTATTGGAACCAATTTACACCAGCACTATGGTTTTATTGGGGATGCCATGCCCAATTCACTGCATTACAAAGATATTCTTCAATTAAAAAAATTGGGAATGAACGTCATTCGTACGGCACATTATCCGCATGACAATTCGTTGTTGGAAGCCTGTGACGAGTTAGGAATGCTGGTGTATGAAGAAGCCCCTACGTGGATGTCAATAGGTAACGAAGCTTGGTTCGATAATTTTGAAAAGTCCGCCAGAGCAATGGTGCGCAACCACAGAAACCATACGTCCATTTTTATTTGGGGGGCTGGTATAAACCATAGAGGTTATGTTCCAAGGGCTCATAATGTTATCAAACAGGAAGATCCAGTTAGGTATACCGCATCACAAAGTAGTAGATGGACAGGCTGGCAGACTTCCGGCTTGACCGATATTTATGGTCAAATGGTGTACGGCCCTTATTATTGGAGCGGAGATGAGCCTATGGTTGCCATGGAAGGCCGTCGCGGTCCGGAAGCCGTTAATGAATACATGAACGACCCGATGAAACTGGGACTTATTTCGTGGACGGCCCATGCCTACTATACTTTTCACCCTACTAAAACACCTAAAAATAGAAGTAGAGGTGGTTTCATGACGGCTTTTCGCTATCCTAGACCTGAGGAAAACTTGGCTTGGTACCCAGCTGAACTAACGGATTACCCCTACTTACATATTGCGTCCGATTGGAATGAAGACACAAAAGAAGTGGTGATTTTTAGTAATTCGGAAAAAGTACAGCTCAAAGTAAACGGTAAAACAATTGCCGAGGAACATCCTTCGCGAGCGGATAAGTACAAATATTTAAAACACGCACCATTTGTATTTTCCATTTCAAAATATGAAAAAGGAACACTGACCGCCAACGGATTGTTAGATGGTAAAATTGTCGTTTCCAAAACTACAAAAACTCCGGAAGAAGCTTATAGAATCATCCTAGAGCCAGATATGGAAGGACGTAAGTTCGTTGCCGATGGTTCTGATATTCTGGTGGCATATGCCAAAATAGTGGACAAAAATGGCATCTTGCTTGGTGATGCAGATGTAGCTGTAGAATTCTCAGTAAAGGGTGATGCCGAAATAATTGGAGACAAGGAAGGTATTGGCTCCAACCCTATGCAAACGGAATATGGAGTAGCTCCTGTTTTGATTCGTGCAGGAAACTCTCCTGGGCAGATAACCATCACAGCAAAGGCAAAGGGACTTAAATCAGTAACTGAAACAGTTACCACCGAAAAAGCGAATTTTGACATGATTGCTTCTACTGCCGAACCTATTCATGATTTTGAGAGCATTCGGGTAGATTTAGGTGGAGAAGAACAATTGGTGCAGTTTGATTGGATTCCGTGGAATGGAAAAGATAATGCTGCCTCTACCAAACAATTTGAAGAACTTGGTGGTTTTTCCGCTACTGTTCAAAGTAATGGCGATGCCAGCTCTACACGCTGGTTGGGCGAAATCAACGTCATAGGTAAATATGGCTTTGCCCATGGCGAAGGGGTTTTAGGGGTTTCAAAAGAGGGGCTGACCTTAAGATTTTCTGGTTTGAAAAAAGGAAAATATAAATTGAATACGGTTCATCATGCACCAAGAACCAATACAGATAGTATGGACCCCAATCAAGAAAAAATGGCTACTTATAGAATTTACAAAATTCCGTATACCAAAGAGCTAGATGTGACTATTTCAGATGCCAATGGAACCTCTACCCTATCGAACGTTACCGTTACCGAGGGCGAGACCATGCAAACTTCGCCGTTTCAACCCACCGAGATATATTTTGAATCCGATGGAAAAAATAACATTCAATTCATTTTTAAAGGAACAGACCAAAAAGCAGTTTGGCTTAACAGTTTTGTGCTAAGTGAGTGGCATTAG
- a CDS encoding carbon starvation CstA family protein, with translation MISFIISVLVLILGYYTYGKLVERIFGIDTEKETPAIRLRDDIDFMPLPAWRIFLIQFLNIAGLGPIFGAIAGAMFGPAAFLWIVLGSIFAGAVHDYFSGMLSVRHDGLSISEIVGIYLGPQMKHIMRFFTVILLIFVGTVFLMGPAKIIDGMTGNMWNLWIWVGIILAYYILSTLLPIDKMIGKLYPIFGIAMLLMALGLVIALFFGDYHIPELVPANLVNMTSDPEATPLFPILFVTIACGAISGFHATQSPLMARCMQNEKLGRKIFFGTMITEGVVALIWAAAAMTFFGNVGGLNDAMLANGNNAAWAANEISLNMLGKIGGVLALLGIVAAPITSGDTAFRSARLILSDIFKTDQKKIKNRLYISIPLFIVAFALTQMDFGIIWRYFAWSNQTLATVVLWTITAYLIYENKLYWITLLPAIFMTMVCSTYILIAPEGFELENNVAYIGGAILTILISLLFWYYAVQRKKVFVQVM, from the coding sequence ATGATTTCCTTCATTATTTCTGTTCTTGTACTTATACTGGGTTATTATACCTATGGCAAACTGGTAGAACGTATTTTCGGAATCGACACGGAAAAGGAAACCCCTGCAATTCGTTTACGGGATGATATTGATTTTATGCCCCTACCCGCTTGGCGAATATTTCTTATCCAATTTTTAAATATTGCCGGACTAGGGCCCATCTTTGGTGCTATTGCGGGAGCCATGTTCGGACCTGCAGCTTTTCTGTGGATTGTCCTGGGAAGTATCTTTGCCGGAGCCGTTCATGATTACTTTTCCGGTATGCTCTCCGTTCGGCATGATGGACTGAGTATTAGCGAAATAGTGGGCATCTATCTGGGGCCTCAGATGAAACATATTATGCGTTTTTTCACGGTGATATTATTAATTTTTGTGGGGACCGTTTTCCTAATGGGACCGGCAAAAATTATAGATGGCATGACCGGAAACATGTGGAATCTTTGGATTTGGGTAGGTATAATTTTAGCATATTACATTCTATCCACCCTACTCCCAATAGACAAAATGATAGGAAAATTGTATCCTATTTTTGGGATTGCCATGCTATTAATGGCATTGGGGTTGGTCATTGCCCTCTTTTTTGGAGATTATCACATTCCGGAATTGGTACCGGCAAATTTAGTGAATATGACGTCTGACCCGGAAGCTACACCACTCTTTCCCATTCTTTTCGTGACGATTGCCTGTGGTGCTATTTCAGGTTTTCATGCTACGCAATCTCCTTTAATGGCCCGATGTATGCAAAATGAAAAGTTAGGGCGAAAAATTTTCTTTGGAACCATGATTACCGAAGGTGTTGTAGCTCTAATATGGGCCGCTGCAGCCATGACGTTTTTTGGTAATGTGGGAGGTCTTAACGATGCCATGTTGGCCAATGGGAATAACGCAGCATGGGCTGCGAATGAAATATCGTTGAACATGCTCGGTAAAATAGGAGGTGTTTTAGCATTATTGGGAATTGTTGCTGCCCCAATTACATCAGGAGATACCGCATTTCGTTCGGCACGATTAATTTTGTCCGATATTTTTAAGACCGACCAAAAGAAAATAAAAAACCGACTTTATATCAGCATTCCTTTGTTTATAGTCGCTTTTGCACTTACCCAGATGGATTTTGGAATAATCTGGAGGTATTTCGCCTGGAGTAATCAAACCCTAGCAACAGTAGTTCTATGGACGATTACCGCATATCTTATTTATGAAAACAAATTGTATTGGATAACTCTCCTTCCAGCAATTTTCATGACTATGGTATGCTCTACATACATTCTCATAGCACCAGAAGGCTTTGAATTAGAAAATAACGTGGCCTATATAGGGGGAGCCATTCTTACTATATTGATTTCGTTGCTATTTTGGTATTATGCTGTACAGCGAAAGAAGGTTTTTGTACAGGTGATGTAA
- a CDS encoding FAD-dependent oxidoreductase: protein MKKLLIVTLLLFSSISLFAQDVLVEAESFDNPGGWLVDPQFVEQMGSPYLNAHGMGKPVKNASTKVNFNKSGSYHIWVRTMNWVPGEWEAPGKFQLKVNEAVLDTVLGTRSGWGWQYAGETKINKKNETHIELVDLTGFNGRCDAVYFSTNKTTPPSSPKKLAAWRQELAAEPNAPEELKTYDLVVVGGGLAGCAAAIAGAEQGLKVALIHDRPVLGGNASEEIRVHTEGIYGNFERILKKIDTKHYPNGSAESKLDQQKRDENVKSYDNIDLFLNWRAYDAISEENSVKYVDARQTFTGERKRFTATYFVDSTGDGWIGFWAGAEFSYGRESVDTYGEYWEEHGELWSPKEADNAVMGSSVLWGSKDTDSPQSFPEVPWAMPVSKDYAEVNGEWQWEFSRNDLSQIDDAEEIRDHMLRAIYGSFSNAKKDEVNKNRKLEWVSYLVGKRESRRLVGDHIFTFNDAKEGRKFPDGVVIEKRAVDVHYQTVLEDEKNPDFISEALFYRGPQYYIPYRSLYSKNISNLFMAGRNFSCSHAGLGGPRVMLTTGQMGAAVGYAASLCKKYEVMPREIYTGYLQEYLDLIEEQKYEKIPTSKK from the coding sequence ATGAAAAAGTTACTGATTGTTACCCTACTCCTCTTTAGTTCAATTTCTTTGTTCGCTCAAGACGTACTCGTTGAAGCCGAAAGCTTTGATAATCCGGGTGGTTGGCTTGTAGACCCACAATTCGTTGAGCAAATGGGTTCTCCTTATCTGAATGCACATGGTATGGGAAAACCGGTAAAAAATGCTTCTACAAAAGTTAATTTCAATAAATCCGGTTCGTACCATATTTGGGTGCGCACTATGAACTGGGTTCCAGGTGAATGGGAAGCTCCTGGAAAATTTCAGTTAAAAGTGAACGAGGCCGTATTAGATACGGTATTGGGTACACGTTCCGGTTGGGGCTGGCAATATGCAGGCGAAACAAAAATCAATAAGAAAAACGAAACACATATAGAGTTAGTTGACCTTACAGGTTTTAACGGCCGCTGTGATGCCGTTTATTTTTCTACCAACAAAACAACACCTCCATCATCTCCAAAAAAGTTAGCGGCTTGGCGTCAAGAACTAGCTGCGGAACCAAATGCACCAGAGGAATTAAAAACCTATGATTTAGTGGTTGTAGGCGGAGGATTGGCAGGCTGCGCTGCAGCAATAGCCGGTGCAGAACAAGGTTTAAAGGTGGCATTGATTCATGATCGCCCAGTTTTAGGGGGTAACGCCAGTGAAGAGATACGTGTTCATACCGAAGGTATTTATGGCAATTTTGAGCGTATCCTTAAAAAAATAGACACCAAGCACTACCCTAACGGTTCGGCAGAATCTAAACTGGACCAGCAAAAAAGGGACGAAAATGTTAAGAGCTATGATAATATAGATTTATTCCTAAACTGGCGTGCTTATGATGCTATTTCGGAAGAAAACAGTGTAAAATATGTAGATGCCAGACAAACGTTTACAGGGGAAAGAAAACGGTTTACAGCGACCTATTTTGTAGACTCTACAGGTGATGGCTGGATAGGTTTTTGGGCTGGTGCGGAATTCTCATATGGACGTGAAAGCGTAGATACCTACGGAGAATATTGGGAAGAGCACGGTGAATTATGGAGTCCAAAAGAAGCGGATAATGCCGTTATGGGTTCTTCAGTTCTTTGGGGATCTAAAGACACGGATAGTCCGCAGAGTTTTCCAGAGGTACCTTGGGCCATGCCGGTATCAAAGGATTATGCAGAAGTTAATGGCGAATGGCAATGGGAGTTCAGTAGAAACGACCTGAGCCAAATTGACGATGCCGAAGAAATACGCGACCACATGCTACGTGCCATTTATGGTTCATTTTCCAATGCCAAAAAAGACGAGGTAAACAAGAACCGAAAATTGGAGTGGGTTTCGTACTTGGTTGGAAAACGGGAATCGAGAAGATTGGTAGGAGACCATATTTTTACCTTTAACGATGCTAAAGAAGGACGTAAATTTCCCGATGGCGTCGTTATCGAGAAAAGAGCGGTAGACGTTCATTACCAAACGGTATTAGAGGACGAGAAAAATCCAGATTTCATTTCGGAAGCTTTATTTTATAGAGGTCCGCAATATTACATTCCGTACAGAAGCCTGTATTCTAAAAACATTAGCAACCTTTTTATGGCCGGTCGTAATTTCAGCTGCTCCCACGCGGGACTCGGTGGGCCACGTGTTATGCTTACTACCGGGCAAATGGGTGCTGCCGTTGGTTATGCGGCTTCCCTTTGTAAAAAATACGAGGTTATGCCACGTGAAATTTACACAGGTTATTTACAGGAATATCTAGATTTAATAGAAGAACAGAAATACGAAAAGATTCCTACGTCTAAAAAATGA
- a CDS encoding SusC/RagA family TonB-linked outer membrane protein: MKKAVLFFLLSIFALCEVSAQITVSGTVSDEQGIPIPAANIVEKGTTNGVVADFDGNFSIEIPEGATLIFSSIGYGTVEKAVNGQTSLNVTMAEEASQLDEVVVVGYGTQKAVNLTGSVETVKAEEIAKQPVAQASQALAGLVPGLTATQSSGQPGSDGAAIRIRGVGTLGSGAKNNPLILVDGIPDDINSLDPSDIESISVLKDASASAIYGSRAANGVILITTKRGKEGKISTSYNTYVGVQSIAQNLQFADALGYMEAFNSAEPGAFSDDVLNQYRSGNGVGSEALPDTDWVGLLFNSAAIQQYHSLSVRGGSEKLKVASSISFTDQDGNIPNFKFQRYNGRFNLDYALSKKLDLAFDLNFRREVKSQPARLNNLTRSAYRLQPLFVAFNDDGTYGSGFGGSNPVALANSTAKDETVSNYFRALAKVTYRPFNNFSIAATYAPQFFDRDQDDFRARYTYYEGSGGPAQSTVGGGISESSLFKETFTTFQDNFNAVANWGKEFGDHNVSVLGGYEFLKFNSEIWSASRRGFVLDEFRGLDNGLPDTQLNSGNSTLNGLESLFGRINYTYKNKYLFEANVRKDASSRFAEGYRSATFPSFSVGWVVSEEKFLQDNETINFLKFRASWGQLGNQFIFAANRTDNNGDVIQGSDGSAVAQEVNFPYTSLFGLGNANAVIGGTPVVGGAQSVLANSQLQWETGETQNVAMDAKFFNSKLSFTGEYYVRKTKDILLGVTIPTSVGLEAPVQNAGEVWNTGYDFSIGWNDMIGEDFRYGINLNYSGFDNEIKDLGGLDQLPPGNTINRVGEEIGSIYGLKVDGLYQESDFDVDGNLNSSLPSPGFGAIQAGDLKYADISGPDGVPDGAITNDDRTIIGSDITTQNWGLELFSAYKGFDLSVSLLGAGGRDVVLQGDAGWAFFNAGKIQEWQTDYWTPTNTGAAYPRLTPGSSHSNWRVNETWMHDASYVRLRNITLGYKIPRDVLDKFSISAARIYLSGQNLATWDNMPEGIDPLTPQFSSGAFYPVTKVFTMGLNVTF, encoded by the coding sequence ATGAAAAAAGCAGTCTTATTTTTTCTTTTATCGATATTCGCGCTTTGCGAAGTATCGGCACAAATTACGGTATCAGGTACCGTAAGCGACGAACAGGGTATTCCCATACCAGCTGCCAACATTGTTGAAAAAGGAACAACCAATGGAGTTGTAGCAGATTTTGATGGAAATTTTAGTATTGAAATTCCAGAAGGGGCTACCTTAATCTTCAGTTCTATTGGTTACGGAACTGTTGAAAAGGCCGTAAACGGTCAAACCTCATTAAATGTTACCATGGCTGAAGAGGCATCGCAACTAGATGAAGTAGTTGTGGTTGGGTACGGAACCCAAAAAGCAGTTAATTTAACTGGATCTGTAGAAACCGTTAAAGCGGAGGAAATAGCAAAGCAACCAGTTGCTCAAGCTTCACAGGCATTAGCAGGGCTAGTTCCTGGTCTTACCGCAACACAATCCAGTGGCCAGCCAGGCTCAGATGGTGCGGCCATACGTATTCGTGGGGTAGGTACTTTAGGCAGCGGAGCCAAAAATAACCCACTTATTTTGGTTGACGGTATCCCTGATGACATTAATAGCTTAGACCCTAGTGATATTGAATCTATTTCCGTACTTAAAGATGCTTCGGCTTCAGCTATATATGGCTCTCGTGCGGCAAACGGTGTAATTCTTATTACTACAAAAAGGGGTAAGGAAGGGAAAATATCAACCTCTTACAATACTTACGTTGGGGTACAGAGCATTGCTCAAAATCTACAATTCGCAGATGCGTTAGGGTATATGGAAGCATTTAACTCTGCTGAGCCTGGTGCATTTTCTGACGACGTACTTAACCAATACCGTTCGGGTAACGGAGTAGGTTCAGAGGCCTTACCAGATACGGATTGGGTTGGTCTTCTATTCAATTCAGCTGCTATTCAGCAATACCATAGTCTTTCTGTACGTGGTGGTTCTGAAAAATTGAAAGTAGCCAGCTCTATATCGTTCACCGATCAAGACGGTAACATTCCAAACTTTAAATTTCAAAGATATAATGGCAGGTTTAATCTAGATTATGCACTTAGCAAAAAATTAGACTTAGCATTTGACCTTAACTTCAGAAGAGAAGTTAAAAGTCAGCCCGCACGTTTAAATAATCTTACTCGTTCGGCATATCGTCTACAGCCACTCTTTGTAGCTTTTAATGATGATGGTACCTATGGTTCCGGTTTTGGTGGTAGCAACCCCGTTGCACTAGCTAATTCTACTGCGAAAGATGAAACCGTTTCAAATTACTTTAGAGCCTTGGCCAAAGTAACTTATAGACCGTTCAACAATTTCTCTATTGCCGCAACGTATGCACCACAATTTTTTGATAGAGACCAAGATGATTTTAGAGCACGATACACCTATTACGAAGGTTCGGGTGGACCAGCGCAAAGTACTGTAGGCGGTGGAATTTCTGAAAGCTCGCTCTTCAAGGAAACATTTACCACATTCCAAGACAACTTTAATGCGGTTGCTAACTGGGGAAAAGAATTTGGCGATCACAATGTTTCGGTTTTAGGAGGCTATGAATTTCTTAAATTCAATTCGGAAATATGGTCCGCTAGTAGAAGAGGGTTTGTTCTAGACGAATTTAGAGGTCTAGATAATGGTTTACCAGATACGCAACTAAACTCTGGTAATTCAACCTTAAACGGATTAGAGTCTTTATTCGGAAGAATAAATTACACTTACAAAAACAAATATCTTTTTGAAGCAAATGTTAGAAAAGATGCTTCTTCGCGCTTTGCCGAAGGCTATCGTTCTGCAACCTTTCCATCTTTTTCCGTTGGTTGGGTAGTATCCGAAGAGAAGTTTCTTCAGGATAATGAAACCATCAACTTTCTAAAATTTAGAGCCTCTTGGGGACAATTAGGAAACCAGTTCATTTTTGCCGCCAACAGAACCGATAATAACGGAGATGTTATTCAAGGTTCAGATGGTTCAGCCGTGGCTCAAGAGGTAAACTTCCCTTATACTTCCCTTTTTGGTCTTGGTAATGCCAATGCTGTTATTGGCGGTACTCCAGTAGTAGGTGGAGCCCAGTCAGTTTTAGCCAATTCACAATTACAATGGGAAACCGGCGAAACCCAGAATGTTGCTATGGATGCTAAATTTTTTAACAGTAAGCTATCTTTCACTGGAGAATATTACGTGCGTAAAACAAAAGATATTCTTTTAGGGGTTACTATACCAACATCAGTAGGTTTGGAAGCTCCAGTTCAGAATGCTGGTGAAGTTTGGAACACAGGATACGATTTTAGTATTGGTTGGAACGATATGATCGGTGAAGATTTCCGTTACGGAATCAACCTTAACTACTCTGGTTTTGACAACGAAATCAAAGACTTGGGCGGTCTAGACCAGTTACCTCCAGGTAACACAATTAATCGCGTTGGTGAAGAAATTGGTTCTATCTACGGTCTAAAAGTAGATGGACTTTATCAAGAAAGCGATTTTGATGTAGATGGTAATCTTAATAGTTCATTACCATCACCAGGGTTTGGAGCAATCCAAGCGGGTGATTTAAAATATGCTGATATCTCTGGTCCTGATGGAGTACCAGACGGAGCAATAACAAATGACGACCGTACCATTATTGGTAGTGACATTACTACTCAAAATTGGGGACTAGAGCTTTTCTCTGCCTATAAAGGTTTTGACCTTTCAGTATCATTACTCGGAGCTGGAGGACGTGATGTGGTATTGCAAGGTGATGCTGGTTGGGCCTTTTTTAACGCTGGTAAAATTCAGGAATGGCAAACGGATTACTGGACTCCTACTAATACAGGTGCAGCATATCCGCGTTTAACTCCAGGAAGTTCACACTCTAACTGGCGTGTGAATGAAACTTGGATGCATGATGCCTCTTATGTAAGACTAAGAAATATAACTCTTGGCTATAAGATACCTAGAGATGTATTGGATAAATTCAGTATTTCAGCTGCACGTATCTACTTGTCCGGGCAAAACTTAGCTACTTGGGATAACATGCCTGAAGGTATAGACCCTTTGACCCCACAATTTTCTAGTGGTGCTTTTTACCCTGTTACCAAAGTTTTCACAATGGGCCTTAACGTAACATTCTAA